The genomic region CGACGGCATCACCGTGAAACCCCGGACCGCGGACGCCGACCCGGCCAACGCCTGCCCGGTCGAACCGCCCACGGGAAAGCTGGACGCGAGCGACGCACCACAGGCGCCGGCCGGTGACCCGCTGATCGAGTCCGATGTGCCCGGGGTGCGACCGGGCTGTGCCTACGCGGTCGGGCTGGCCAATGTGCGCAAGCTCAACGGCGCGATGATCATCAACGATCCGAAGCGGAAACCCGCGCTCATCAGCGTCCTGGCGAACGCCCATACGGCGAGGCGCCTGCCGACCTCCGCGGGCGGCTACTATCTCCGTCTCGATTCACTCGGGAATCTGAAGCTGCCGGACGCCGAATCGACGTTCCTGACCTTCGGGTTCGAGCCGGTGTCGGCGAAGGTGGAATTCGAGAACGGGCCCGTCACCATCTCGACCGGAAACATCGGCATTCTGACCAACGTCGTCTACTTCGCCACGGCCTCCTTCAAGCAGTCGCTGCGTCTGTACGACGTGAAGGTCAACGGAACGCCTCTGGACGTCGGTAAGAACTGCCGGACGGCCGCACCGTTCAAGGTGGTTCTCAACGGGAAATTCCCCAAATACATGAACGTGCTGTTCGGCGGACCGATGGAAGGTGAGGTCACCATTCCGCCCTTCTCCGGCTGCGGAACGGCCGACGAGAATCTCGACTCCTTGTTCACCGCGTCGATCTCGGGCCCCGGGAACCTCGTCTCGCTGAATCAGGGCACGACGTGCATTCCCGAGGACACCTCCACACCTTGTCCGCCGACCATGCCCGAACTGCCGTCCGCCGCACCCGAGAAGAACTGAGCGGCGGAACGGACACCGTCTCCGTACGCCGATGGGGCCGCCCTCCACTTGGGAGGGCGGCCCCATCGGCCGGTGTGCGGGGTGGTGGTTACTTCACCGCCGAGTGCCAGTACTGCGCGAGCACCTTGCCCTCGTCAGGAGCGACCGCGCTGGGGTCGTTGACCGTGGCGACGTAGGTCGAGGCGTTGTTGAGGACCACGCTGTTGTTGCCGGACGCGGACGGCAGGCCCGTCTTGAGGTTGACCGCCCAGTCGAGCAGCCCCGCACCGCAGCCGTTCGCGCCGGGCACCGAGTAGGTGGAGTCGCCCTGGTCCGCGCCCACCAGGTTGATCCGGCCCAGCGGGCCGGCCGGGTCGGGGGTGCCGTCACCCGCGAACTGTTCGGCCCCGGCGGTCGGACGGGTCAGGTTCTGCGGACGCAGCACGATCGGGTTCGAGGCGCTGCCGATGTAGCAGTTGCTGCCCAGGAACGGGTTCTCCAGGTGGATGCGCACCGGCAGCGAGACGATCGGTTTGCCCGTCGTCGTGCCTGCCAGCAGCTGGAAGTCGCTCGGTGAGTTGACCGACTGAATGGTGGCGGTGACCTTGTTCAGGGTGCTGTCGGTGATCTGCTGGCAGATGGAGCTGACGACCGGGATGCCACTGGGACACATCAACCCGAGCAGTCCGCCCGGGAGTTGGGCCGGGTCGGCGACGAGCGCACCGCCGGCCGGGGAGACCAGGGTCGAGGTGCCGTTGGCATGGGTGACCACACCGAGCTGGAGATCGCTGGCCCCGGTCGGCACGACGGAGCTGCCGAGCTTGATGGACCCGCCGGCCGAGTGGGACGAGACGCACAGAGCGGTGTTGTCCTGGCCGTCGGCGGCCAGCATGGTGGGATCGTCCACCGGGCAGCGCGTGAACGAGGCCCAGCTCCCGTTCAGTTCGGTGGGGGCGCCGGCCGCGGTGGCCGTGCCCACCGATATGAACGAGGCGAGCGCCGTGCTGGTGGCGAGCAGCCCCACTCGTACCCGGGTCGAAGCGGATCTCATGAGTTCCCCTTTTTTCTACTGGAGCAGCGGTCCGTGCGTGAGCGACGCACGGGGAGTTGTGGAAGAACAGAGGGCGTGAAAGGTGAATCCAGGCATACGGGACGGTTCAGTCTCCGGAATCGCCGAGCTGTGACGTTACTGGCGGGAAACACCACGGCACAATCCCGCCGTTCGAGGAACTTGTCCCTTTCTTCCGCGACGGGACGACGCACGGCATGAATTGTCATCAGAGGACAGGTTTCGCTTCGGCACTGCTCAGTTGTCGCCAAGAACGGGGTGTTCGCGCGGTTACTCGTGAAATCTTGAAGAACTAGTATTGCGGGCCAGGTTACCCGGCCGTAACGTCGCACCGTAAGCAACTCGGCCTGTTGGTCCGGGGATTGCGCGTATGTGGAAAGGGGGGTTCCCGCAGTGGCCCGTCACCTGGGATTCATCGGACGGGAGCCGGCGCTCCGGTCCCTCCTGAGGGCGGGCGTTCCGGCCGCCGGGCACCGCGGTCCCGGCCTCCGGGGCCGCAGGACTCCGGCCGGGGGCCCCGTTCTCCGTACGCAGTTTTCGACAAGATCGGCGGACGGACTTGTCATCGGATGACAAGTGTCCGGGATCTTGCTGAATTCCCTGTTCAAGGGCTTGTCCCGGCGGTGTCGGTGAACTTAACGTGCGCCTCTCGGTGCGCTTCTGTCACTTCGTGAGTGTATGCAGGGGGTGGGATGGGAATCGAAGTAGTCGTTGAAGGGCTCACGAAGTCTTTCGGCAAGCAGAACATCTGGCAGGACGTGACACTCACGCTTCCCGCCGGTGAAGTGAGCGTCATGCTCGGGCCTTCCGGAACGGGAAAGACCGTATTCCTGAAGTCCGTCATCGGGTTGCTCAAGCCGGAGCGCGGCAGTGTCCTCATCGACGGCGTCGACATGGTCAGCAGCCCAGAGCGCGACATCTACGAGACGCGCAAGCTCTTCGGCCTGATGTTCCAGGACGGTGCGCTCTTCGGCTCGATGACTCTCTTCGACAACATCGCCTTCCCGCTCCGCGAGCACACCAGGAAGAAAGAGTCCGAAATTCGCCGCATCGTCATGGAGCGGATGGACATGGTCGGGCTCGTGGGCGACGAGGACAAGCTGCCCGGTGAGATCTCCGGCGGCATGCGCAAGAGGGCAGGCCTCGCACGGGCATTGGTGCTCGATCCCCAGATCATTCTCTGCGACGAGCCCGACTCCGGCCTCGACCCGGTCCGGACCGCGTACATCTCGCAGCTCCTGATCGACCTCAACGCCCAGATCGACGCCACCATGCTGATCGTCACGCACAACCTCGACATCGCGGCCACCGTGCCCGACAACATGGGCATGCTCTTCCGCCGCAACCTGGTCACCTTCGGTCCGCGTGAAGTGCTGCTCACCAGCGAGGAGCCGGTCGTCGCGCAGTTCCTCAGCGGTCGCCGCGAGGGGCCCATCGGGATGTCCGAGGAGAAGGACGCCGCGACCATCGCGCGGGAGCAGCTGAGCGTCAACGGCGGCAGCCTCACCCCGGACGGCCCCCGGTCACTGGTGCCGCAGCTGGAGCCGTCGCCGGGGATGCCGGAGCGCAGGGCTGTCCTGCGGCGCCGCGAGCGGGTGCTCGGCATGATGGCGCAGTTGCCCGAAGCGGCTCGCTCGGCCATCGCCAAGAGCTACGCCGCCCCGTCGGCCGGCGAGGCGCGGACATGACGGCGCAGCTGCCGGTCCGGCCGTCCGAGCCGTCGGACGCGCCCGGCGAGAAGGCCGGTACCCGCTCGGCGCCCAGACCGCCGCTGCGTGCTCTCGCGCCGCTGCGCGAGACCGGGAAGCTCTTCGCGCTCGGGGCCACGGTGACCCGGGCGATCTTCCGAAGACCCTTCCAGGTAAGGGAGTTCATCGAGCAGTTCTGGTTCGTCGCGAGCGTGACCATCCTCCCGGCCGCGCTCGTCTCCATTCCCTTCGGCGCGGTCATCGCGCTCCAGGTGGGCTCGCTCACCCAGCAGCTCGGCGCCCAGTCCTTCACCGGAGGCGCGAGCGTACTCGCCGTCATCCAGCAGGCGAGCCCGCTGATCGTCGCCCTGCTGATCGCGGGCGCGGGCGGCTCCGCCATCTGCGCCGATCTCGGATCGCGCAAGATCCGCGAGGAGCTGGACGCGATGGAGGTCATGGGGGTGTCACCGGTCCAGCGGCTGGTCGTTCCCCGGGTGCTGGCCACCATGTTCGTGGCCGTGCTGCTGAACGGCCTGGTCTCCGTCGTCGGCACGCTGGGCGGCTACTTCTTCAACGTGATCATGCAGCACGGCACGCCCGGCGCGTACCTCTCCAGCTTCTCCGCACTCGCCCAGCTCCCCGACCTCTACATCAGTGAGTTCAAGGCGCTGATCTTCGGGTTCCTGGCCGGAATCGTCGCCGCCTACCGGGGCCTGAACCCCCGGGGCGGCCCCAAGGGGGTCGGCGACGCGGTCAACCAGTCCGTCGTCATCACCTTCATGCTGCTGTTCTTCGTGAACATGGTCCTCACGGCGGTCTATCTCCAGATCGTCCCCGCGAAGGGGAGCTGAGAGATGTCCATGCTCGGCTGGCTCGATCGCTCCGGCGATCAACTCGCTTTCTACATCAGGGCCTTGCTCTGGATCCCGCGCACCCTGCGCAGATACCTGAGAGAGGTGCAGCGGCTCCTCGCCGAAGTGGCGTTCGGCAGCGGCGGACTCGGTGTCATCGGCGGCACGATCGGCGTGATGATCGCCATGACCCTGTTCACCGGCACGGTCGTCGGCCTCCAGGGGTACGCCGCGCTCAACCAGATCGGCACCGCGGCCTTCACCGGCTTCATCTCCGCGTACTTCAACACCCGCGAGATCGCCCCGCTGGTCGCCGGTCTCGCCCTGTCCGCGACCGTCGGCGCCGGATTCACCGCGCAGCTCGGCGCGATGCGCATCAACGAGGAGGTCGACGCCCTCGAAGCGATGGGCGTGCGGTCCATGCCGTACCTCGTCACCACCCGGATCATCGCCGGCGTCGTGGCGATCATCCCGCTGTACGCCATGGGGCTGCTCAGCTCCTATGTCGCGTCGCGCTATGTGACGGTCCTCTTCAACGGGCAGTCCTCCGGCACCTACGACCACTACTTCAATCTCTTCCTCTCGCCGGACGACGTGCTCCTGTCGGTGCTCAAGGTGCTGATCTTCAGCGTGATGGTGATCCTGGCCCACTGCTACTACGGCTTCCGGGCCAGCGGCGGCCCGGCCGGGGTCGGGATCGCGGTCGGACGGTCCGTCCGTAACGCCATCGTGCTGATCAGCGTCACCGACTTCTTCCTCTCGCTCGCCATCTGGGGTGCCACGACGACCGTGAAGGTGGCGGGATGAGCGCGCGTACGGTGCAACGCAGACTCGCCGGAGTGGTCTTCATCGTGGTCCCCGCGCTGCTGATCTGGCTGTCGGTCGCCGTGTACCAGAAGGACTTCACCGACTCCGCGACCATCAGGGTGGACGCCGACACGGTCGGCAGCGAGATGCACCTCAACGCCGACGTGAAACTGCGCGGAGTGGTCATCGGACAGGTCCGTGACATCACGTCGCACGGCGACGGGGCGCAGCTCACCCTGGCCATCCAGCCCGACAAGCTCGGGCAGGTGCCGTCGGACGTCACCGCGCAGATGCTGCCGACGACACTCTTCGGCGAGCGGTACGTCGCCCTGGTGCCGCCCGCGAACGCCTCGGCGCAGCCGCTGAAGGCGGGTGTCACCATCCCGCAGGACCGGTCGCGCAACGCCATCGAGCTGGAACAGGTCCTGGACAACGTGCTGCCCCTGCTCACCGCGGTGCAGCCGGAGAAGCTGTCCGCGACCCTCACCGCGGTCTCGCAGGCCCTGAACGGGCGCGGCCAGAAGCTGGGCGACACCCTCGTCACCCTCGACACCTACCTGAAGAAGCTCAACCCCCAACTCCCCACGCTCAACCGGGACATAGCGCAGCTGGTGAAGGTCACCCAGGTGTACTCGGACGCGTCGCCCGACATCCTCACGGCGCTCACCGACTTCACCACCACCAGCTCCACCCTCGCGCAGAAGCAGGCCGAACTGGCGGGGCTCTACGGCTCGACCACCCGGACCGCCCAGGACGTCACGGCCTTCCTCCAGCAGAACAAGGACAACATCATCCGGCTCTCGGCGACCAGCAGGCCCACCCTGGAACTCCTCGCCAAGTACGCGCCCGAGTTCCCCTGCACGCTGAGCACCCTCGCGGGCTTCGTCCCCGCCATGGACAAGGCGCTCGGCAAGGGCACGGACCAACCGGGGCTGCACGTCAGCCTCGTCTCCGTCCCCTCGCTCGGGAAGTACACGGCGGGCCGGGACACCCCGGCCTACCACGCGAGCGGCGGGCCGAACTGCTACTCGGTTCCCTACATCGGCAAGACCGTCCCGACAGCGGCGACCGGTGCGAGCAAGAAGGACAGCCTGGGGCTGCCCAACTCGCCCCAGGAGAACCAGCTCGTCAACGAACTGCTGTCGCCCGGCGCGAAGGCCGGGGCGAAGTCCTTGCCCGACTGGAGCAGCCTGCTGGCCGGTCCCGTCTTCCGCGGTGCGGAGGTGAAGCTGAAGTGAAACGCCGCAGCATGACCGGACCGGTCGTCAAATCCCTGGTCTTCACCGTGGTGACCTCGCTGGCCACCGTGGTCCTCGGGCTCAGCATCGCCAATACGGACGTCGGCGACACCATCTCGTACAAGGCCCGCTTCACCGACGCCACCGGACTGATCGCGGGCGACAGCGTGCGGATCGCCGGGGTGAAGGTCGGCCAGGTCGAGTCGGTCCGGGTCGCGGACCGGCGGCTCGCCGAGGTGAGCTTCGCGGTGAAGAAGGGCCGGACCCTGCCCGCGTCGGTGACCGCGTCGATCAAGTACCTCAACATGGTCGGCCAGCGGTACGTCGACCTGGAGCAGGGCAGCGGTCCCGTCGGGCAGCACTTCGCGCACGGGGCCACCATCCCCCTCTCGCGCACCACGCCCGCGCTCGATCTCACCCAGCTCTTCAACGGATTCCAGCCGCTGCTGCAGGGGCTGGCACCGGACGAGATGAACCAGCTCGCCAACTCCATCGTGCAGGTCCTGCAGGGTGAGGGCGGGACCGTCGACAGCCTGCTCCAGCACGTCGGATCGCTGACCACCACGGTCGCGGCCAAGGACAAGGTGATCGGCCAGGTCATCAAGAACCTCAACACCGTACTGACGACCGTCAACGACCGGGAGTCGGACTTCAACGACCTCGTCGTCACCCTCCAGCAGCTCGTCTCGGGCTTCGCCGGAGACCGTAAACCCCTCGGCGACGCGATCACCGCCATGGGCGCGCTCACCACCACGACCGCCGGCCTGCTCCAGGACGGCCGGGCACCCCTCAAGCAGGACATCAGCGAACTCGGGCGGCTTTCCCGGCAGTTGGACGCCGGCAAGCCGAAACTTCAGGACTTCCTGCAGAACACACCCGCCAAGATGCAGGCCATCACCCGGCTCGCCTCGTACGGATCGTGGCTCAACCTCTATCTCTGCGAGGCCAAGGTGACGGGCGTGACCACCTCGGACGGCAGCACGCCGCCCACCGGCATCGGGATCACCGAATCGAGGTGCCAGGGATGAAGGCACCCCGTGGCCGGATACCGAGGCTCAAGCCCGTACGGGACCGCAACCCGGTCGCGGTGAGCCTGGTAGGCCTGCTGGTCCTCGCACTCATCGGGCTCGCCGCCTACCGCGCCGACTCACTGCCCTTCATCGGCGGCGGTACGACCTACACCGCGGACTTCAGCGAGTCCGCGGGGCTCAGCAACGGTGACGAGGTACGGATCGCCGGCGTCAAGGTCGGGAAGGTGACGGGCGTCGGACTCGACGGCCCCAAGGTGAAGGTGACGTTCAAGGTCAAGGACGCCTGGGTCGGCAACTCCAGCACGGCGGCCATCGCGATCAAGACCCTGCTCGGTGACAAGTACCTGGCGCTCGACCCGGTCGGCACCGGCCCGCAGGACCCGTCGAGCCGCATACCGCTGAGCCGCACCACCTCCCCGTACGACGTCACCCAGGCGTTCAGCGGGCTCAGCGACACCATCGGCGAGATCGACACCAAGCAGCTCGCCAAGAGCTTCGAGACGATCTCCGCGACCTTCAAGAACTCGCCCCCCGATGTGAAGACCGCCGCCGACGGCCTCTCCGCGCTGTCGAAAACGGTCTCCGAACGGGACACCGAACTGGCCAAGCTCCTCAAGGGCAGCAAACAGCTCACCAAGACGCTGTCCGGGCAGAACAGCAGCTTCGACGCCCTGCTCAAGGACGGGAACCTGCTGCTCGGCGAGATCCAGAACCGGCGGGACTCCATCCACCTGCTGCTCACCGGGACCACCGACCTGGGCACCGAACTGACCGGCCTGGTCAAGGACAACAACAAGCAACTGCAACCGACCCTGACCGCGCTGAACAACGTCACGACCGTCCTGCTGAAGAACCGCAAGAGCCTCGACAAGGCCCTGTCACTGGCCGGACCGTACTACCGGCTCGTCGGCAACACCCTCGGCAACGGCCGCTGGTTCGACAGCTACATCTGCGGTCTCGTCCCGAAGAACTACCTGCCCGCCGGCACGCCTCCGGACACCGGATGCATGTCGCCCCAGCAGACCTCAGGCGGCAGCCGATGAACCACACCACCAGACGCGTCGTC from Streptomyces sp. NBC_01267 harbors:
- a CDS encoding MCE family protein, whose protein sequence is MSARTVQRRLAGVVFIVVPALLIWLSVAVYQKDFTDSATIRVDADTVGSEMHLNADVKLRGVVIGQVRDITSHGDGAQLTLAIQPDKLGQVPSDVTAQMLPTTLFGERYVALVPPANASAQPLKAGVTIPQDRSRNAIELEQVLDNVLPLLTAVQPEKLSATLTAVSQALNGRGQKLGDTLVTLDTYLKKLNPQLPTLNRDIAQLVKVTQVYSDASPDILTALTDFTTTSSTLAQKQAELAGLYGSTTRTAQDVTAFLQQNKDNIIRLSATSRPTLELLAKYAPEFPCTLSTLAGFVPAMDKALGKGTDQPGLHVSLVSVPSLGKYTAGRDTPAYHASGGPNCYSVPYIGKTVPTAATGASKKDSLGLPNSPQENQLVNELLSPGAKAGAKSLPDWSSLLAGPVFRGAEVKLK
- a CDS encoding ABC transporter ATP-binding protein, whose amino-acid sequence is MGIEVVVEGLTKSFGKQNIWQDVTLTLPAGEVSVMLGPSGTGKTVFLKSVIGLLKPERGSVLIDGVDMVSSPERDIYETRKLFGLMFQDGALFGSMTLFDNIAFPLREHTRKKESEIRRIVMERMDMVGLVGDEDKLPGEISGGMRKRAGLARALVLDPQIILCDEPDSGLDPVRTAYISQLLIDLNAQIDATMLIVTHNLDIAATVPDNMGMLFRRNLVTFGPREVLLTSEEPVVAQFLSGRREGPIGMSEEKDAATIAREQLSVNGGSLTPDGPRSLVPQLEPSPGMPERRAVLRRRERVLGMMAQLPEAARSAIAKSYAAPSAGEART
- a CDS encoding MlaE family ABC transporter permease, whose translation is MSMLGWLDRSGDQLAFYIRALLWIPRTLRRYLREVQRLLAEVAFGSGGLGVIGGTIGVMIAMTLFTGTVVGLQGYAALNQIGTAAFTGFISAYFNTREIAPLVAGLALSATVGAGFTAQLGAMRINEEVDALEAMGVRSMPYLVTTRIIAGVVAIIPLYAMGLLSSYVASRYVTVLFNGQSSGTYDHYFNLFLSPDDVLLSVLKVLIFSVMVILAHCYYGFRASGGPAGVGIAVGRSVRNAIVLISVTDFFLSLAIWGATTTVKVAG
- a CDS encoding DUF6801 domain-containing protein, with protein sequence MNVQRPVTGGRHSVRLTLVCAAALLAGVMSGPGSAADARTDPDTLAYTCGLPSSGSLTAVVQVASAYPASGTVGEPMQPGPVTLTVGISRSDLDAVLPAGTTAVVSTATLSVEVGQNGQSAEAQWANLVAPSTPLPSDGDDIHLAHVGEVPSITVGAPGEVALTAGKLTLQLRSATATDPTAEPSADPSGAAAPEALTCELAAGRTGHLATVPVPGAPGTPSPGASGSGNPGEPGDGKSVKGSDGITVKPRTADADPANACPVEPPTGKLDASDAPQAPAGDPLIESDVPGVRPGCAYAVGLANVRKLNGAMIINDPKRKPALISVLANAHTARRLPTSAGGYYLRLDSLGNLKLPDAESTFLTFGFEPVSAKVEFENGPVTISTGNIGILTNVVYFATASFKQSLRLYDVKVNGTPLDVGKNCRTAAPFKVVLNGKFPKYMNVLFGGPMEGEVTIPPFSGCGTADENLDSLFTASISGPGNLVSLNQGTTCIPEDTSTPCPPTMPELPSAAPEKN
- a CDS encoding MlaE family ABC transporter permease, yielding MTAQLPVRPSEPSDAPGEKAGTRSAPRPPLRALAPLRETGKLFALGATVTRAIFRRPFQVREFIEQFWFVASVTILPAALVSIPFGAVIALQVGSLTQQLGAQSFTGGASVLAVIQQASPLIVALLIAGAGGSAICADLGSRKIREELDAMEVMGVSPVQRLVVPRVLATMFVAVLLNGLVSVVGTLGGYFFNVIMQHGTPGAYLSSFSALAQLPDLYISEFKALIFGFLAGIVAAYRGLNPRGGPKGVGDAVNQSVVITFMLLFFVNMVLTAVYLQIVPAKGS
- a CDS encoding MCE family protein, producing the protein MKRRSMTGPVVKSLVFTVVTSLATVVLGLSIANTDVGDTISYKARFTDATGLIAGDSVRIAGVKVGQVESVRVADRRLAEVSFAVKKGRTLPASVTASIKYLNMVGQRYVDLEQGSGPVGQHFAHGATIPLSRTTPALDLTQLFNGFQPLLQGLAPDEMNQLANSIVQVLQGEGGTVDSLLQHVGSLTTTVAAKDKVIGQVIKNLNTVLTTVNDRESDFNDLVVTLQQLVSGFAGDRKPLGDAITAMGALTTTTAGLLQDGRAPLKQDISELGRLSRQLDAGKPKLQDFLQNTPAKMQAITRLASYGSWLNLYLCEAKVTGVTTSDGSTPPTGIGITESRCQG
- a CDS encoding MCE family protein — its product is MKAPRGRIPRLKPVRDRNPVAVSLVGLLVLALIGLAAYRADSLPFIGGGTTYTADFSESAGLSNGDEVRIAGVKVGKVTGVGLDGPKVKVTFKVKDAWVGNSSTAAIAIKTLLGDKYLALDPVGTGPQDPSSRIPLSRTTSPYDVTQAFSGLSDTIGEIDTKQLAKSFETISATFKNSPPDVKTAADGLSALSKTVSERDTELAKLLKGSKQLTKTLSGQNSSFDALLKDGNLLLGEIQNRRDSIHLLLTGTTDLGTELTGLVKDNNKQLQPTLTALNNVTTVLLKNRKSLDKALSLAGPYYRLVGNTLGNGRWFDSYICGLVPKNYLPAGTPPDTGCMSPQQTSGGSR